In the Mya arenaria isolate MELC-2E11 chromosome 11, ASM2691426v1 genome, one interval contains:
- the LOC128207561 gene encoding basic salivary proline-rich protein 1-like isoform X2: protein MQKHCQHPIYHQTEDDAEYPGPSTSAVNTMVPEKKPKLGRPKKEGGRGPGRPRKVRPEETQELKSAQSVTDSDEETETDEGDNYDSDTGVGPSPPPPQPDPQGARPTDFLVQGDRRDQTSTAQYNIHSHGGQMGGIRPPLPVPTMSQQPFCSGNTGMTMPSSAQQQGGQPQVSSGAYHLQGGPPLQPGMMMRPPLPQVTSAPLVTSASSHRAQQSESSTKQSETAQSNPPQHFTPQHFPPGFQVPSMPFQQYSGMMGGHGHHPQMGSGHFMPPHSMPGMPGFPPQFMPAQSHPGMMAPNMGMQGPMMSLLSDMRPPGPPPLVPIGSIQENQDNDMPLDMSINNKNRSQERTTTSTSPMVTLSQIPTPTWAPPSLPRPPHFKQGFPGAGLYSPREQVPNPGGPQGMPYFGSQGHMSDSSSVLSGRNNIKTVEQGTDKHAKSKSPQPKADEGDEFNRKKDSSSAYLPQDIKMSECDNKILNFTKINANRNNFAENGKHSDLTSGQRDSVIVKSKEIPGNNVNAEGRTVSYSGLPNFISRSNAKVDTHEDDDYDA from the exons ATGCAAAAACACTGTCAGCATCCCATAT ACCATCAGACTGAGGATGATGCGGAATATCCGGGACCATCCACCAGTGCTGTAAATACCATGGTTCCTGAGAAAAAACCCAAGCTTGGCAG gCCAAAGAAGGAGGGAGGGCGAGGCCCGGGCCGACCCAGGAAAGTGAGACCGGAGGAAACTCAGGAGCTTAAGTCTGCCCAGTCTGTTACA GACAGTGATGAGGAGACTGAGACAGATGAGGGGGACAACTATGACAGTGACACAGGGGTGGGACCTTCCCCTCCACCTCCCCAGCCAGACCCCCAGGGAGCCAGGCCAACTGACTTCCTTGTACAAGGAGACCGACGGGACCAAACCTCCACTGCTCAATACAATATTCATTCTCATGGTGGGCAAATGGGTGGCATAAGACCACCCCTGCCTGTACCTACTATGTCACAGCAGCCATTTTGTTCAGGGAACACTGGTATGACTATGCCATCCTCAGCTCAGCAGCAAGGCGGCCAACCACAGGTATCTTCAGGAGCCTACCACCTACAGGGAGGGCCTCCTTTGCAGCCTGGGATGATGATGCGACCCCCACTACCGCAAGTTACCTCAGCCCCATTGGTAACCTCAGCTTCTAGCCACAGAGCCCAACAGTCAGAATCATCAACAAAACAGTCAGAGACGGCCCAGAGTAATCCACCTCAGCATTTTACCCCCCAGCATTTTCCGCCTGGCTTCCAAGTGCCAAGTATGCCTTTCCAGCAATACTCCGGTATGATGGGGGGCCATGGTCATCATCCACAGATGGGCTCAGGTCATTTTATGCCACCTCATTCGATGCCAGGAATGCCGGGATTTCCACCCCAGTTTATGCCTGCACAGTCGCATCCCGGCATGATGGCACCTAATATGGGGATGCAG GGCCCAATGATGAGTTTGCTGTCAGACATGAGACCCCCTGGACCCCCACCTCTGGTTCCCATCGGCTCAATACAGGAGAACCAGGACAATGACATGCCTCTCGACATGTccattaataacaaaaacag ATCTCAAGAAAGGACCACCACATCTACCAGCCCCATGGTGACCTTATCCCAGATCCCCACCCCCACCTGGGCCCCACCGAGTCTCCCCCGACCCCCACACTTTAAACAGGGATTTCCAGGGGCAGGGCTGTATAGCCCCAGGGAACAGGTCCCCAACCCAGGAGGGCCCCAAGGGATGCCTTATTTTGGCTCACAGGGACACATGTCTGACAGCTCAAGTGTTCTTAGTGGTCGTAACAATATAAAAACTGTTGAACAGGGAACAGACAAACATGCTAAATCAAAATCTCCACAGCCCAAGGCTGATGAAGGGGACGAGTTTAATAGGAAAAAAGACTCCTCAAGTGCTTATTTACCACAAGACATTAAAATGTCAGAATGTGATAATAAAATACTAAACTTTACGAAGATCAATGCCAATAGAAacaattttgctgaaaatggcaaacattctgatctgACCAGTGGTCAAAGGGATTCTGTAATTGTGAAAAGTAAAGAGATACCGGGCAACAATGTGAACGCAGAAGGGAGGACTGTATCATACTCCGGACTGCCCAACTTTATTAGCCGATCTAATGCGAAAGTGGACACTcatgaagatgatgattatgatgcataa
- the LOC128207561 gene encoding basic salivary proline-rich protein 1-like isoform X1 → MPSKKKKYNSRFPPARIKKIMQKDEEVGKVAAAVPVIISRALELFIDSLMEKTAAVTRAKNAKTLSASHIKQAIHSEKTFDFLRDLVKNVPDHQTEDDAEYPGPSTSAVNTMVPEKKPKLGRPKKEGGRGPGRPRKVRPEETQELKSAQSVTDSDEETETDEGDNYDSDTGVGPSPPPPQPDPQGARPTDFLVQGDRRDQTSTAQYNIHSHGGQMGGIRPPLPVPTMSQQPFCSGNTGMTMPSSAQQQGGQPQVSSGAYHLQGGPPLQPGMMMRPPLPQVTSAPLVTSASSHRAQQSESSTKQSETAQSNPPQHFTPQHFPPGFQVPSMPFQQYSGMMGGHGHHPQMGSGHFMPPHSMPGMPGFPPQFMPAQSHPGMMAPNMGMQGPMMSLLSDMRPPGPPPLVPIGSIQENQDNDMPLDMSINNKNRSQERTTTSTSPMVTLSQIPTPTWAPPSLPRPPHFKQGFPGAGLYSPREQVPNPGGPQGMPYFGSQGHMSDSSSVLSGRNNIKTVEQGTDKHAKSKSPQPKADEGDEFNRKKDSSSAYLPQDIKMSECDNKILNFTKINANRNNFAENGKHSDLTSGQRDSVIVKSKEIPGNNVNAEGRTVSYSGLPNFISRSNAKVDTHEDDDYDA, encoded by the exons atgccaagcaagaaaaagaaatacaactCCAGATTTCCTCCT gcTCGAATCAAAAAGATAATGCAGAAAGATGAAGAAGTGGGAAAGGTGGCAGCTGCAGTGCCTGTCATTATCT CTCGTGCTCTAGAGTTGTTCATAGATTCATTGATGGAAAAGACTGCAGCAGTTACAAGGGCGAAGAATGCAAAAACACTGTCAGCATCCCATAT AAAACAAGCCATCCACTCTGAGAAGACGTTTGATTTCCTGCGGgaccttgtgaaaaatgttcCAGACCATCAGACTGAGGATGATGCGGAATATCCGGGACCATCCACCAGTGCTGTAAATACCATGGTTCCTGAGAAAAAACCCAAGCTTGGCAG gCCAAAGAAGGAGGGAGGGCGAGGCCCGGGCCGACCCAGGAAAGTGAGACCGGAGGAAACTCAGGAGCTTAAGTCTGCCCAGTCTGTTACA GACAGTGATGAGGAGACTGAGACAGATGAGGGGGACAACTATGACAGTGACACAGGGGTGGGACCTTCCCCTCCACCTCCCCAGCCAGACCCCCAGGGAGCCAGGCCAACTGACTTCCTTGTACAAGGAGACCGACGGGACCAAACCTCCACTGCTCAATACAATATTCATTCTCATGGTGGGCAAATGGGTGGCATAAGACCACCCCTGCCTGTACCTACTATGTCACAGCAGCCATTTTGTTCAGGGAACACTGGTATGACTATGCCATCCTCAGCTCAGCAGCAAGGCGGCCAACCACAGGTATCTTCAGGAGCCTACCACCTACAGGGAGGGCCTCCTTTGCAGCCTGGGATGATGATGCGACCCCCACTACCGCAAGTTACCTCAGCCCCATTGGTAACCTCAGCTTCTAGCCACAGAGCCCAACAGTCAGAATCATCAACAAAACAGTCAGAGACGGCCCAGAGTAATCCACCTCAGCATTTTACCCCCCAGCATTTTCCGCCTGGCTTCCAAGTGCCAAGTATGCCTTTCCAGCAATACTCCGGTATGATGGGGGGCCATGGTCATCATCCACAGATGGGCTCAGGTCATTTTATGCCACCTCATTCGATGCCAGGAATGCCGGGATTTCCACCCCAGTTTATGCCTGCACAGTCGCATCCCGGCATGATGGCACCTAATATGGGGATGCAG GGCCCAATGATGAGTTTGCTGTCAGACATGAGACCCCCTGGACCCCCACCTCTGGTTCCCATCGGCTCAATACAGGAGAACCAGGACAATGACATGCCTCTCGACATGTccattaataacaaaaacag ATCTCAAGAAAGGACCACCACATCTACCAGCCCCATGGTGACCTTATCCCAGATCCCCACCCCCACCTGGGCCCCACCGAGTCTCCCCCGACCCCCACACTTTAAACAGGGATTTCCAGGGGCAGGGCTGTATAGCCCCAGGGAACAGGTCCCCAACCCAGGAGGGCCCCAAGGGATGCCTTATTTTGGCTCACAGGGACACATGTCTGACAGCTCAAGTGTTCTTAGTGGTCGTAACAATATAAAAACTGTTGAACAGGGAACAGACAAACATGCTAAATCAAAATCTCCACAGCCCAAGGCTGATGAAGGGGACGAGTTTAATAGGAAAAAAGACTCCTCAAGTGCTTATTTACCACAAGACATTAAAATGTCAGAATGTGATAATAAAATACTAAACTTTACGAAGATCAATGCCAATAGAAacaattttgctgaaaatggcaaacattctgatctgACCAGTGGTCAAAGGGATTCTGTAATTGTGAAAAGTAAAGAGATACCGGGCAACAATGTGAACGCAGAAGGGAGGACTGTATCATACTCCGGACTGCCCAACTTTATTAGCCGATCTAATGCGAAAGTGGACACTcatgaagatgatgattatgatgcataa